A window of Petrotoga sibirica DSM 13575 contains these coding sequences:
- a CDS encoding ABC transporter ATP-binding protein: MLEVENLEVNYGHVKAVKKISFSVNKGEIVTILGSNGAGKTSTLFGILNIVKSKGKVIFEGEDISNKSTVYMVKKGIVLCPENRRIFSSLSVEENLRMGTYLRGEYSKNSKYVYDLFPVLKERKKQKAGSLSGGEQQMLALGRALMASPKLLMLDEPSLGLAPIIIDEIYSVLKTLKESDIPILLVEQNAIKSLKISDRTYILENGYVAHQGLSKEMLKDERLKKLYLGK; this comes from the coding sequence ATGCTTGAAGTTGAAAATTTGGAAGTTAATTATGGTCATGTAAAGGCAGTAAAAAAAATTTCTTTTTCTGTGAATAAAGGTGAAATAGTTACCATTTTAGGTTCTAACGGAGCGGGTAAAACTTCAACGCTTTTTGGAATTTTGAACATAGTTAAATCAAAGGGTAAGGTGATTTTTGAGGGAGAAGATATAAGTAATAAAAGTACCGTTTATATGGTAAAGAAAGGGATTGTGTTATGTCCTGAAAATAGAAGAATCTTTTCTAGTTTATCTGTCGAAGAAAATTTGAGAATGGGAACGTACTTAAGGGGAGAATATTCGAAAAATTCTAAATATGTGTACGATCTTTTTCCTGTTTTAAAAGAGAGAAAAAAGCAGAAAGCAGGTTCTTTATCGGGAGGAGAACAACAGATGTTGGCATTGGGCAGAGCCCTTATGGCTTCTCCAAAGTTGTTGATGTTAGATGAGCCTTCATTGGGATTGGCACCAATAATAATTGATGAAATATACAGTGTATTAAAAACTTTAAAAGAATCTGATATTCCTATTTTGCTTGTGGAACAAAACGCAATAAAATCACTAAAAATAAGTGATAGAACCTACATATTAGAAAACGGCTATGTCGCACATCAAGGATTATCCAAGGAAATGTTGAAGGACGAGAGGTTAAAAAAGTTATATTTGGGGAAATAA
- a CDS encoding ABC transporter ATP-binding protein, whose product MLEVKNVTVTFGGLKAVNDFSITISQGKIHALIGPNGAGKTTLFNTITRIVNPHKGDILFKGESLLKLDTHDIIYMGISRTFQNLQLFQAMNVFENIYSGLIHKYNDSLFSVFSKSKMNFDKEAREKVLEVAEMFDIKNRLTSYPSQLTYGMLKRVEMARAVISDPDLLLLDEPAAGLNYYETEEIKSIIQMVNKRGKTILLVEHDMNVVMNVSDLVTVMNFGKKIAEGTPEDIANNEEVVKVYLGEDENA is encoded by the coding sequence ATGCTTGAAGTCAAAAACGTTACTGTAACCTTTGGTGGTTTAAAGGCAGTTAACGATTTTTCTATAACAATAAGTCAAGGAAAGATCCATGCTCTTATCGGTCCTAATGGAGCTGGAAAAACAACTTTGTTCAATACAATTACCAGGATAGTGAATCCCCATAAAGGAGATATTTTATTCAAAGGTGAATCTCTTTTAAAATTAGATACCCACGACATAATATATATGGGTATATCGAGAACTTTTCAAAATTTGCAACTTTTTCAGGCTATGAACGTTTTTGAAAACATCTATTCTGGATTAATACACAAATATAATGACTCACTTTTCTCTGTGTTTTCGAAATCAAAAATGAATTTTGATAAAGAAGCAAGAGAGAAGGTTTTAGAAGTAGCAGAGATGTTTGACATAAAAAATAGACTTACTTCTTACCCTTCTCAGCTCACATACGGGATGCTAAAAAGGGTTGAAATGGCTAGAGCGGTGATTTCTGATCCCGATCTTCTCTTATTGGATGAACCGGCAGCGGGTTTAAATTATTATGAAACCGAGGAGATAAAAAGTATTATACAAATGGTCAATAAAAGAGGGAAGACGATATTGTTGGTGGAACATGATATGAATGTAGTAATGAATGTCTCTGATTTAGTAACCGTTATGAATTTTGGGAAGAAGATTGCCGAAGGAACTCCTGAAGATATAGCAAATAATGAAGAAGTTGTGAAAGTGTATTTGGGGGAAGATGAAAATGCTTGA